A genome region from Aphelocoma coerulescens isolate FSJ_1873_10779 chromosome Z unlocalized genomic scaffold, UR_Acoe_1.0 ChrZ, whole genome shotgun sequence includes the following:
- the KATNAL2 gene encoding katanin p60 ATPase-containing subunit A-like 2 isoform X2, with translation MELFCQALRTTRQAREAEEMRTEARRKNLLILIFHYLIEEGYVDAANALEQETKLGLRGFEVCDNIDLETILMEYESYYFVKFQKYPKITKKVLDTENKQQLRSGGRAKRTASSSQNVPRVKQQTVQRAVSKTSPGSTTEPKSSTKGNPRQNSDGADTLDQSDFGLSISGISKTGVDSSHPRKGQIIDFHKMIQDAVRVSPDGIPLNSLNYDPDPSERLLKPLSAFIGMTGEMRELAMVVSKDIYLHKPNVKWDDIIGLDAAKRLVKEAVVYPIKYPELFTGILSPWKGLLLYGPPGTGKTLLAKAVATECNTTFFNISASTIVSKWRGDSEKLVRVLFELARYHAPSTIFLDELESVMSQRGTAPGGEHEGSRRMKTELLVQMDGLAQSDDLVFVLAASNLPWELDSAMLRRLEKRILVDLPSEEARRVMIQHWLPPLSNSGGVKLRTDLDYSLLSQETNGYSGSDIKLVCKEAAMRPVRKIFDALENHQPGNSNLCMIQLDTITTADFLDVITHTKPSVKNLSQKYTAWQREFESV, from the exons ATGGAGCTCTTCTGCCAGGCGCTGAGAACCACCCGCCAGGCGAGGGAAGCG GAGGAGATGCGAACAGAAGCTCGTCGGAAAAATCTCCTCATtctaatttttcattatttaatcGAGGAAGg ATATGTTGATGCTGCAAATGCTCTGGAGCAAGAGACAAAATTGGGTTTACGTGGCTTTGAAGTTTGTGACAACATTGATCTTGAGACAATTTTGATGGAATATGAAAGCTACTATTTTGTAAAATTTCAAAAGTATCCTAAAATTACCAAAAAGGTCCTGGACACTG AAAATAAACAACAGCTGAGAAGTGGGGGAAGAGCAAAAAG GACAGCAAGTTCTTCTCAGAATGTACCAAGGGTCAAACAACAGACAGTGCAACGAGCGGTGTCAAAAACTTCACCTGGGAGTACAACGGAACCTAAATCCTCCACCAAGGGGAACCCCAGACAG AATAGTGATGGTGCAGATACTCTGGATCAATCTGACTTTGGCTTAAGCATCTCAGGAATCAGCAAAACTGGAGTAGACAGCTCTCACCCAAGAAAG ggCCAAATAATTGACTTCCACAAGATGATTCAGGATGCTGTCAGAGTGTCACCAGATGGAATTCCCTTGAACAGCCTTAATTATGATCCAGATCCATCA GAACGATTATTGAAACCTCTTAGTGCTTTCATTGGCATGACTGGTGAAATGAGGGAACTTGCAATGGTTGTAAGCAAA GACATTTATCTCCATAAGCCGAACGTGAAGTGGGATGATATTATAGGACTGGATGCAGCTAAAAGGCTGGTCAAGGAAGCAGTTGTTTACCCCATAAAG TATCCAGAGCTGTTTACTGGCATTCTGTCCCCTTGGAAAGGTTTATTGCTGTATGGACCACCAG GTACTGGAAAAACTCTGCTTGCTAAGGCTGTTGCCACAGAATGCAATACAACCTTTTTCAACATATCAGCATCCACCATTGTCAGCAAATGGAGGGGTGACTCAGAAAAACTTGTCCGG GTGTTGTTTGAGCTCGCCCGGTACCATGCTCCTTCCACAATTTTCTTGGATGAGCTGGAGTCAGTTATGAGTCAAAGAGGCACTGCTCCTGG TGGTGAACATGAAGGAAGTCGGCGGATGAAAACAGAATTACTGGTGCAGATGGATGGCTTGGCCCAATCTGATGATCTTGTATTTGTTTTAGCAGCTTCCAATCTGCCATG GGAGCTAGACTCTGCCATGCTGCGGCGGCTGGAGAAGAGGATTCTGGTTGACCTGCCCAGTGAAGAGGCACGGCGAGTGATGATCCAGCACTGGCTGCCCCCTCTGAGCAACAGCGGCGGGGTGAAGCTGAGGACGGATCTGGACTACAGCCTGCTGAGCCAG GAAACGAATGGATACTCTGGCTCAGACATAAAACTCGTGTGCAAGGAGGCAGCCATGAGACCAGTGAGGAAAATCTTCGATGCTCTTGAAAATCATCAGCCAG GTAACAGTAACTTGTGCATGATCCAACTGGATACAATCACAACAGCCGATTTCCTGGATGTGATCACCCACACCAAGCCATCAGTGAAGAACCTAAGCCAGAAGTACACGGCTTGGCAGAGAGAATTTGAGTCAGTCTga
- the KATNAL2 gene encoding katanin p60 ATPase-containing subunit A-like 2 isoform X1 produces MELFCQALRTTRQAREAEEMRTEARRKNLLILIFHYLIEEGYVDAANALEQETKLGLRGFEVCDNIDLETILMEYESYYFVKFQKYPKITKKVLDTAENKQQLRSGGRAKRTASSSQNVPRVKQQTVQRAVSKTSPGSTTEPKSSTKGNPRQNSDGADTLDQSDFGLSISGISKTGVDSSHPRKGQIIDFHKMIQDAVRVSPDGIPLNSLNYDPDPSERLLKPLSAFIGMTGEMRELAMVVSKDIYLHKPNVKWDDIIGLDAAKRLVKEAVVYPIKYPELFTGILSPWKGLLLYGPPGTGKTLLAKAVATECNTTFFNISASTIVSKWRGDSEKLVRVLFELARYHAPSTIFLDELESVMSQRGTAPGGEHEGSRRMKTELLVQMDGLAQSDDLVFVLAASNLPWELDSAMLRRLEKRILVDLPSEEARRVMIQHWLPPLSNSGGVKLRTDLDYSLLSQETNGYSGSDIKLVCKEAAMRPVRKIFDALENHQPGNSNLCMIQLDTITTADFLDVITHTKPSVKNLSQKYTAWQREFESV; encoded by the exons ATGGAGCTCTTCTGCCAGGCGCTGAGAACCACCCGCCAGGCGAGGGAAGCG GAGGAGATGCGAACAGAAGCTCGTCGGAAAAATCTCCTCATtctaatttttcattatttaatcGAGGAAGg ATATGTTGATGCTGCAAATGCTCTGGAGCAAGAGACAAAATTGGGTTTACGTGGCTTTGAAGTTTGTGACAACATTGATCTTGAGACAATTTTGATGGAATATGAAAGCTACTATTTTGTAAAATTTCAAAAGTATCCTAAAATTACCAAAAAGGTCCTGGACACTG CAGAAAATAAACAACAGCTGAGAAGTGGGGGAAGAGCAAAAAG GACAGCAAGTTCTTCTCAGAATGTACCAAGGGTCAAACAACAGACAGTGCAACGAGCGGTGTCAAAAACTTCACCTGGGAGTACAACGGAACCTAAATCCTCCACCAAGGGGAACCCCAGACAG AATAGTGATGGTGCAGATACTCTGGATCAATCTGACTTTGGCTTAAGCATCTCAGGAATCAGCAAAACTGGAGTAGACAGCTCTCACCCAAGAAAG ggCCAAATAATTGACTTCCACAAGATGATTCAGGATGCTGTCAGAGTGTCACCAGATGGAATTCCCTTGAACAGCCTTAATTATGATCCAGATCCATCA GAACGATTATTGAAACCTCTTAGTGCTTTCATTGGCATGACTGGTGAAATGAGGGAACTTGCAATGGTTGTAAGCAAA GACATTTATCTCCATAAGCCGAACGTGAAGTGGGATGATATTATAGGACTGGATGCAGCTAAAAGGCTGGTCAAGGAAGCAGTTGTTTACCCCATAAAG TATCCAGAGCTGTTTACTGGCATTCTGTCCCCTTGGAAAGGTTTATTGCTGTATGGACCACCAG GTACTGGAAAAACTCTGCTTGCTAAGGCTGTTGCCACAGAATGCAATACAACCTTTTTCAACATATCAGCATCCACCATTGTCAGCAAATGGAGGGGTGACTCAGAAAAACTTGTCCGG GTGTTGTTTGAGCTCGCCCGGTACCATGCTCCTTCCACAATTTTCTTGGATGAGCTGGAGTCAGTTATGAGTCAAAGAGGCACTGCTCCTGG TGGTGAACATGAAGGAAGTCGGCGGATGAAAACAGAATTACTGGTGCAGATGGATGGCTTGGCCCAATCTGATGATCTTGTATTTGTTTTAGCAGCTTCCAATCTGCCATG GGAGCTAGACTCTGCCATGCTGCGGCGGCTGGAGAAGAGGATTCTGGTTGACCTGCCCAGTGAAGAGGCACGGCGAGTGATGATCCAGCACTGGCTGCCCCCTCTGAGCAACAGCGGCGGGGTGAAGCTGAGGACGGATCTGGACTACAGCCTGCTGAGCCAG GAAACGAATGGATACTCTGGCTCAGACATAAAACTCGTGTGCAAGGAGGCAGCCATGAGACCAGTGAGGAAAATCTTCGATGCTCTTGAAAATCATCAGCCAG GTAACAGTAACTTGTGCATGATCCAACTGGATACAATCACAACAGCCGATTTCCTGGATGTGATCACCCACACCAAGCCATCAGTGAAGAACCTAAGCCAGAAGTACACGGCTTGGCAGAGAGAATTTGAGTCAGTCTga